The Gloeomargarita lithophora Alchichica-D10 genomic sequence GACGTTCTCCCAAGGGAACATTTGCCTGCTCAAGAAACAGATAAATCTCAGTTATCTTTGTCTTACAGAGAAGGCCCAATTACTCCAGATGAACTAAGGGAGTATAACGAGTTGGTGCCTGGGTTTGCTCAAGATTATCTGAATGAAGTAATTAGAGAAGTTCAACATCACAGGGATATTGAACTCAAGAAAATTGAAATAGAGAAAGCTGAGTTAGTTCAGGAAGGAGAAATAGTTAGAGTTCAAGAACGAATTTTTAGAAGTAATCAGCACCGCTCTGTATTAGGTTCTATCTCTGGTTCAATCATAGCGTTAGCTGCAATTTGTTCTGCAACATTTTTGGGTTTTAACGGACATAAGGAAGTGGCTATTGCGGTAGTTGGCTCTCTAGCTGCTGTTTCGGTAATCATTTACGGAACAGATGCGTATAACAAAAGTCGTCAAAAAGAACTAGAAACTAGAGAGTCTGATGATGAGGCCAAGAAGCTAGGTGGGGGAAACTATTAAAATAGTATATCTCTAACAAGTGCTTGCACGCAGAACCGCAACATACGCTATTCGTTATGTAGCAAACTCCATCGCCGTCCGGTGAAGCGCAGGCCGTTGGATGAATGAATTACTTAGTCACCCATCTTCAAGGGGGGTCAATTCCACTAGGCGGGGGTCAATCATTTTGGGGGTGGGATGGCTCTCAAAGCGGATGCCCAAATGTACCCGTGGTTCTTGACCAAAAATGTGGGTAATTTGCCCCACCCCAAACTTACGGTGGAGACAGCGATCCCCCACGCTCCAGGTACGGCGGGGAGGTGTTTGAGCGGCGGGGCGATGCGCCCTAGGGTGGATTTTGACCGTTTGGGTGGGATTGCCCCAACTTTGGGCACCATCGGCCTGCACCACATCGGGCGGCAGTTCTTCTAAAAACATGGAAGCCACCGCTGGTTCCCGTTGGTTGCCGTACAGACGGCGGGAGGTGGCGTGGGTGAGAAATAGCCGTTCCTTTGCCCTGGTAATGCCCACATAACACAAACGGCGTTCCTCTTCCAGTGCTACCGGGTCATTCAGGGAACGAAAATTGGGAAAAAGTCCCTGTTCTAAACCCACTAAAAATACCACCGGAAATTCCAACCCTTTGGAAGCATGGAGGGTCATCAAAGTGATTTTTTCCGGGCCTTGTTCCAACTGGTCTAAATCCGAAGCCAGGGACGCGTTGGATAAAAAACCAATGAGGGAGGTATCCTCATTTTCTTCCCCATACTGAATCGCCGCATTCACCAATTCCTGCAAATTCTGCAACCGCTCGGCGGACTCATCGGTGCTTTCCAATTCTAACTCCCGCCGGTAACCCGATTGGGTGAGAATCCCCTGGATAATTTCGGGAGCGGTTTTGGTGTCGAGTTGCTGTTGCCAATGTTCAATGAGATAAACAAATTCTTGAATAGATTTAGCGGTTTTTCCCTTCAATTGGGTGAGGGCATCCGTCCCGGCGATCACCTGCCATAGGGAACGGTCGCCTTCGGTTGCCATCTGCCCAATCTGGTCTAAAGTTGTTTTGCCAATCCCGCGTCTAGGCGTATTAATCACCCGGATTAAACTGAGATTATCCGTGGGATTAACTAACAATCGCAAATAGGCCAAAGCATCTTTAATTTCCTTGCGGTCATAGAAGCGCAATCCCCCCACCACATGGTAGGGAATATCCCCCCGCACCAGCACTTCTTCCAGGGCACGAGATTGGGCATTAGTGCGGTATAAAATGGCAAAATTTTGCCAAGAATAGTGGGGATTTTTTTGTTGTAAATATCGTAATTTTTGCAGGATATAATCCGCTTCGTCCCGTTCATCCGTTGCTTCAAAGGTAATGATTTTTTCACCGTTACCATGACTGGGGCGTAAAACTTTATCAATCCGTTCTTGGTTGTGTTGAATCAGATGGTTGGCCGCCGTTAAAATGTTGGCCACCGAACGATAATTTTGCTCTAGTTTCACCATCGTCCGGGTGTCATCATCGGGCAGGCGATCCCCAAAATCATTTTGAAAATTCATCAAAATCGTAAAATCCGCGCCCCGGAAGCGATAAATGGATTGATCCGCATCTCCCACCACAAAAATCGAACGATTTTGCCAGGGAATATCCTGGGCAGTGCGACCATTGGTAGCCAGCAAGCGAATCAACTCATACTGGGTATGATTCGTATCTTGATACTCATCTACGGCGATGTGACGAAACTGCTGATGCCAGTAGGTTAAAATTTGCTCATTCTGTTGAAATAAACGCACGGGCACCAGCAATAAATCATCAAAATCAAGGCTATTGTTTTTAGCGAGTTCCTGTTGATAGCGGCTATATACTTCGGCAATCACCCGCCCCCGGTAATTGGCTTCTTCCCGTTCGTATTGACTGGGGGATTTGCCCTGATTTTTAATGCGACTGATTGTATAGCGTACTTGCCGAGTTTCAAAACGTTTTTCATCTAAATTCATATCCTTTTGGGTAATTTGTTTAATCAGAGTTTGTGCTTCTCCCTCATCTAATATGGTGAAATTTTTAGTCCATTGACGACCCTGTTCATCCTGATATTTTTCAATATCATACCGCAATAATCGGCCACATAAACTATGAAAAGTTCCCATCCAAAGCTGGCGAGTCACATTACGGTAAACTTGGGAGCGCAATTGATTTTGTTCTACCCCGGATAACTGGTCAAATTCCTGACCCGCCTGTTTCGCTAAACGTTGGGCGAGCAAATCCTCAATCCGCATTTTAATTTCCTTGGCCGCCTTGTTGGTAAAAGTCACGGCTAGGATATGTTCTGGGTCAACCCGATAATGTTCCAGGAGATAGGCAATCCGGTAGGTTAAGGCACGGGTTTTGCCGGAACCCGCCCCCGCCACCACCAGCAAGGGGCCACAGAAATGTTGTACCGCTTGGCATTGTGCCGGATTCAGACCCGACAAGAGCAGGGTTTGGGTGTCCATAGGGTATCAGTGAGGAACGCTCGGATGGTATTTTAACATCATGGCTTCTAAAAGCGTTTTTTGGGGAAATGTCTATTGATTAATTTTGGGGCTTGGGGAGAGTTTATTTTGCATATTCACAAAAAAAATCTCTGCCAGTGAAAATAAAAGGAACCCGATGAACCAATCCCGATGGCTGACTGGATTATTCCTATTACCTGCGCTTATAATTCTTGGGTTATTTACCTTTTGGCCGTTGGTTTATTTACTCGGTTTGAGCTTTACCCAAGGAACCCTGACTCGCTTTGGTTCCCATTGGGTTGGCCTAGAAAATTATTTCCGGTTATTTGATGATCCAGACTTTTGGCAAGTTGTGTCTAATACAGGTTTATTTA encodes the following:
- the pcrA gene encoding DNA helicase PcrA translates to MDTQTLLLSGLNPAQCQAVQHFCGPLLVVAGAGSGKTRALTYRIAYLLEHYRVDPEHILAVTFTNKAAKEIKMRIEDLLAQRLAKQAGQEFDQLSGVEQNQLRSQVYRNVTRQLWMGTFHSLCGRLLRYDIEKYQDEQGRQWTKNFTILDEGEAQTLIKQITQKDMNLDEKRFETRQVRYTISRIKNQGKSPSQYEREEANYRGRVIAEVYSRYQQELAKNNSLDFDDLLLVPVRLFQQNEQILTYWHQQFRHIAVDEYQDTNHTQYELIRLLATNGRTAQDIPWQNRSIFVVGDADQSIYRFRGADFTILMNFQNDFGDRLPDDDTRTMVKLEQNYRSVANILTAANHLIQHNQERIDKVLRPSHGNGEKIITFEATDERDEADYILQKLRYLQQKNPHYSWQNFAILYRTNAQSRALEEVLVRGDIPYHVVGGLRFYDRKEIKDALAYLRLLVNPTDNLSLIRVINTPRRGIGKTTLDQIGQMATEGDRSLWQVIAGTDALTQLKGKTAKSIQEFVYLIEHWQQQLDTKTAPEIIQGILTQSGYRRELELESTDESAERLQNLQELVNAAIQYGEENEDTSLIGFLSNASLASDLDQLEQGPEKITLMTLHASKGLEFPVVFLVGLEQGLFPNFRSLNDPVALEEERRLCYVGITRAKERLFLTHATSRRLYGNQREPAVASMFLEELPPDVVQADGAQSWGNPTQTVKIHPRAHRPAAQTPPRRTWSVGDRCLHRKFGVGQITHIFGQEPRVHLGIRFESHPTPKMIDPRLVELTPLEDG